Below is a genomic region from Henckelia pumila isolate YLH828 chromosome 3, ASM3356847v2, whole genome shotgun sequence.
CACCTTAATGATCTCTTAGTATGCttacttataaatttttttttaaaaaaatctcacaaaattatttgaaaaaatatatatttatattatatactcacaaaaaaatataatatttttatataacgtTACACACAATACGTGTGCGGTGCGACTAGTATTAATTAAATGACATAGGGGTATTTAGGTaatcacaaataatttcacaaaattagtctatatatatatttttttttttgaaagaagtCATTCATATAGATTAAATTCTAATTAgtctatatttttaaaattgtatCAAACATCGTATAATTTATtatgatatataatttatccTTATGTTTTATGCTCTTATCATTTTTATCAAACATATTTATCTTATCTCATCATAGAATCAAACGATTGTGTATATAAAGAGGAAGGtggttaatttttttaaatcactaattaactaatttgtttatatataagTTTCCAATACGCCAAATTATTACGGTGCTCTAGCTTTGATCGTGATCTTTctcaatcaaatcaagaaatttttcttgacCGACGATTTTAATATCTTGTTGGACTATCATTCTTTTTGTGACAATAATGCCGACTTTTGTAGCACCTATGAACTCTACAGCTAGGGGCTCTTCATACTTTTGTGCtacttattatttatttattattattttagcaTTAATTTGTGTTACTTACATTATCTTATTAAAGTATGGTAAAATATgactaaattatttattaatgtaTGGTAAAACATGACTAAAGCGTCCATGTGTTTTCAAGAAATGACAATTGATCACAACTTGCCTGTCACTTGGTGTTGGATCTTTCTGATGTTTTAGATTTCGCATTTTGCCAAATATCATGAAAAGTGAATCCTTACTTTAAAATGACTATGCATATTTCAAGTAAATCATAGCTTCAATTAAAactaatttttgtgaaagattGACCACTTTTTAGGTTGTTTTTAGATTGAAAGATAtgaaacaatagatttcaaATTCTTTGACTTGTTTGAACGAATaaaatttatgttatgtttGGATTGaagtattttgatttttaagttaaaggatttgaatttcaaatgaCTAGAAATGCTTTTCTCAACTCTTGCTGATTTCGACCCAGCTGGTTGATGAGCATTATTGATCCATTATTGTTATCATGTTTTCTTAATTTTAGCTCTTGATTCATTTCTTTTAGGCAACGTGATGAATatataaaactttttttttttcataaaatcaagaatcactCGATTTCAAACTTGTAAGAGAGAAATACGTTCAAAATATAAGATTGTAAGCAAGCTGAAACTCTTTCTTCATTTAGTATAGAACTAGATACTTCAACACTATTTTTCAGCTTCTTAAACTCCAGTTCAGACTTTTATTTATGAATATGGTTTGTAGATTATTGTCTTGTCTTCGTAGCGCATACTGAATCATTTCGTTTCAATAATCGAGTTAAGAGATATGAACAAAATACAGAACTGGTTTTACAAATATGGTTGTTGTTTCGCTTTGGCCCAGCTGGATCTAGCGGTCAATATTTCGTTCAAATAACATTTGAATAAGCCTTGCTAGCTAGTCTGagatatgattatataatttctACTTGTCTGTTCTACTGTTTTGGATGTTTGTCACTTGAATCTCCGAGTAATGAGACATACTCAAAACAATCAGCTTCGCCAGAGATTCAACGGAGTTGAATCCGAGTTTCAGCTTCTCGAAAATTTCAAATTGTGATCTACCAATTgcacatttaataaaatatattagaaacacaataaaatattttgttatcatcaattTCAAAATTGCTATCATTTTTGAACCCAACATAATCTAAGATGAGTGTCATTTCAAATCCTCACTCCTAATCAAATTTCCATCCAATCAAAACCTAAAGCTGCATTTGGAGGAATGGATTTGAAGTTAGGGATTCCAAATCCATAAAAAGCAAGTCAATTTGTTGTTTGGAAAAATCCACTTGACAATGAATTTCAAATCTCAACTAGTTATTTTTCGAGTTATTTGTGTGAATTTTAAATTCACCTTAATAGGGAGtcatttcaaattttttcttcaaattctctCTCAAATCCAAATATAATAATCCAAGCACAACctaaattgatttcaaaattcaaattcacTTTATATCAAGTACTTGAGCAACTTCAATATTAATTGTTTGGATTTCAAATACACCTAATATATGTCATTTGAAATCATTCTCCTCCAAATCAAATCCAAAAGGCCAAACACAACCTCACACTTCATAGAATTTCTGAACCTTATAAGCAATTAATTATAAGCAAGTATTATAATTGTCGTGAGATAATATAATTACTGAGCATTATTTGTATGTTCGTATATTTTATCAATCATTATAGCTATGAAACGATGGTGTTTTGTCGAACTGATTTTTCTctatttttagtttattattcCCAACACAAGATTCATATATATACAAACCACATATATTCTAATTTAATTACTTGGATTAACTTTCTTCAAATATATCAATTTTATGCCGAgatgaaaaataaatgttcAAATTTGTGGGAGGTAATTATCTCAAATCTGAaatcattttcaaatatctaaaatttaaacataTCAGATTCGATTAGTTCCCATCACACTAGATAGAGCTGGATGCTATATCACAAGAATAGGATTGCATACCTAAAGTGAAGGCAACTAATACACACCCCCACACCAAAGAAGTGCAGGCATGTGATAGCTCGTATCCTCCATAACATGAATGGTCCACACATGAATCAACAAATTTTCCCAACTTCAATTTCATGTGCACAAAAAGTGAAGCCGACTCACGAATCAGTTTTGTGAAATAAATCTTTGATCTGACTCGATCGATGcattactttttattttaaaagtattGTTTTTCACGGCATATTTTTTGCTAGTTATGTTTTCTAGAAATATTGTGTAATATTAACATttgaatgaaaaaaattatttttatgtaaaacaaaatattactttttactGCAAGATTGGATCGGGTCTATCATTTCATGAATACAGAACCATGAACCATGAGACAGTAACACAAGATACCTACTGTTTCATGGTGTGATGCATAtaaatcatatttatttatctaaacataaatattttgtaaatttgaaattcattatGCATGAATGATATAATTATAATGTAAGTACGTACGTATATATAGTAGGacataaatttgaatttatgtTTACACAATGAAATGGATTTCGAATTGCTAAACACaaaattaagcgaacaagaaaaGTAATGTCGTTAAATTAGATAGGAAATTCTCTCATCCtcattctaaaaaaaattattttatttacaatatTTTGGCAAAGAATATAAATTTTGCAACACAAAAACTCATAAGAGACCGTTTACAGAACAATTTGTGAGATGGATATCCGAATCGATTCGACtcataaaaacatatttttttttattacaattaTAAATCGATTCGACTCATTTCTGAATACATAAAAAGACAGTTTGACAAAAAACTTCTCATAAAACTATTTCATATCGATTGAATTACTGTTACATCAGCGCATTCCACATGCATTCCACATTGAACAATAAATTCTCAAGCGTGTCGTTGCTTTGCCTTGAAATATAGTTATTTTTACTGATAGATTGATAGACAATGATGGCCAAACATGTAAAGAAATAAGACAGAGAATCTGAGACAGATCGATATGCCCATTTCTCACCACCTTCTTCCTATCGATTCACTTAGAGTGAATCATTCAATCCCTTATTATAATATCCTCACAACCAACCCGTGTCACACTCCTCACATATCAAGAATTTATTACTCCTCGTACCTTTTCTTGATTAGTTTCACATATCCATCTTCCATATTCAAAACCTCAAATCCATAGGTCGTTTTCCCCTCCATAAAAGAGTGCACTAGAAAGATTTTCTTCTGATCAGAAATCTTGATTATTTTTACATTCTTGGtaagatctgattttgaggCATGGGATTGAGTACTAAACAGGTTTGCAATGATCGTCAAGACGAGGACCGGGATCAGGCTTTGCTGCAGCCAGGCACGGTGGAGCCGCCAAAATCGCCCCCAATACGGCAGCAGCAGCCACGATCAGAGTCCTTAAAGTGCCCGAGGTGTAGTTCAACAAATACCAAGTTTTGTTACTTCAACAACTATAACAAATCTCAGCCTCGTCATTTTTGCAAATCTTGCAAAAGACACTGGACCAAAGGTGGCACTCTTCGTAACGTTCCGGTCGGTGGCGGCCGGAAAAATAGGCGGCCCAAGATTTCAAACActaccaccaccaccaccaccagtGCCGCGCCACGAGTGCAAACTTGTGGAAACTTTCCTTCAGTTACCAATATCATCGACCATAAAATCACCTATAATACTCTCTATCAGTCCTTGATCCTCCCCTCGTCTCCCTTATCGTATAATTCAACAAATGACATGATCAACACGAAGCTTTTAATGGGAAGAAATGGGATGGACAATACAACAGGCCGTTTGAATGTCTCGGAGCCTCAGAATCTGAACACGGAATTTACATACTCAAATTTGAATACATTTGAAATGAATTCTTCTTCCATTATGAATCCTACTTCCTATCAATCCTTGCATGATCAGTACTATCCCAGTAGTTTTGAATCCATGGAAGAATCAACCATTACCACAGTCAATATTCCATCCACTAGCAGTATCGCATGGCCCGGTCCAGGTCCGGATACCAGAACTACTGGTATAGAAGACTTTCCCAACTTTTGGAATTGTATTTGGAAAAATGAGATTGAGTTGTCAACTTCATCTGATATCAATATAGTATGGGACAGCGATGAGATAGAGATCAAACCTTAAAGCCATTTTTCAAGAATCTCCACAGAAATAAATCCAGTAACGTTTGATCTACATGTGGTTGCTATAATCTTAAGTAAGTTATATGTAAATATTCATTGATTTACTTTTAATTTGGGTAGATACATGCTGATTGTTTTAGTATCGGTTTCAGCAACGATTGCATCTGCCGTTCGGCGTGGCTAGCTGGTTACATCGCAT
It encodes:
- the LOC140892760 gene encoding uncharacterized protein; protein product: MGLSTKQVCNDRQDEDRDQALLQPGTVEPPKSPPIRQQQPRSESLKCPRCSSTNTKFCYFNNYNKSQPRHFCKSCKRHWTKGGTLRNVPVGGGRKNRRPKISNTTTTTTTSAAPRVQTCGNFPSVTNIIDHKITYNTLYQSLILPSSPLSYNSTNDMINTKLLMGRNGMDNTTGRLNVSEPQNLNTEFTYSNLNTFEMNSSSIMNPTSYQSLHDQYYPSSFESMEESTITTVNIPSTSSIAWPGPGPDTRTTGIEDFPNFWNCIWKNEIELSTSSDINIVWDSDEIEIKP